Within the Setaria viridis chromosome 3, Setaria_viridis_v4.0, whole genome shotgun sequence genome, the region CTCTGGGCATCAGCGATTTTGGAATGATCCTGccaaaaagaagagaaaaacacacacacacaaaggcACGTTAATTTCAGGCAAAAGCAGTCAAACAAGTACCAGAGCGGCAAGCAGACCTTATCCCATGTAAAGAAACTGGCAAGCCTAGAGACAGCTAGAGGCAAGTAGGCCTTTCAAGAACTGGACTAGATAACCAGAGCCCAATAATTTGACACCTCAACCAGAGGGCAAAGACTTGCTCGCTGGCTTGCAGGTGAGCACCCCCTAACCGCCCATTTTGAGCATGGAACCAACTAGCCTTTCGAAAAGAAGACCGAAAAGGTGCTTCCATTTTGGTGAAACCAAATGCAATCGGCATGGCTTGGGGCTCGCCCCCCTTTGCCCCCAACGGGCAATGGAGCCCAGACCCAACAGCTGCCTGCCTGCCCAAAGCTGCCATTTCTGCAGCTAAGGCTGCCATACTGGAGCAGGGAGTTGCTGGAAACAAAGCGCCCAGAGAGCAAGACCGCCACAAAAGAACACCAAGCAAAGAAGAACGGCATGGGAGACAGCCAGGCAGGTAAGTCGTAGAGATGGAGAGATAGCGATAGAGATGGATACTAACCCAATGACATGGCGTCCTCCGGCATGAACTGCATGGGAGACCAATCCCATGAGGCCGATGGAGCCCCCTCCGTAGACCAGGTCTATGCCCCTCTCCACCTGCAGGCGATTGATAAGGAAGAAACAAAATCAGAAAACACTAGTCGCATTGTCTAGTCCAATCACGTCATCGGGTCAGAGGAGCCCACATCGAATTGAACCTTTGATGCATGCAAGCAAGGGGGGAGCAGGGAAATGTTTGCGCATTCGGGCAAGCAAATGAGgtcacagcagcagcagggctATGATGCCAAGGAGAAAGGGAAAATGCAAATTGCCTTTCGGTCTCATCATGGTGGAGCAGCAAATTTTGTCTCGTGGCAGTGGGTGGCTGGCGGATTGAGAGATGCATCCCTGCTGCACGATCCCATCacatctcctctcctctccccactGATAAACTAGCCAGCTCATGATAAGGCCAGTAGTAGTAGACCACTACACCCCCATGACATTAGGCCATGACCTCGATGAGACGATGATGCACACAGCTCGGCAAACCCTCTCTCCCCATGGCGACCAAATTAACAAATCATGCGCCTCCACGTCGCGATGAAATCAGCCAAGGGAAGCGGAACACGCCAATCAGCGAGGCCATAAGGATTTGGTTGGACTTGCCCCCTTTTTTGTTCCTGGTAAAATTAATGTATCCAATGCAAAACCCTCCCATGGAAGAGGAAGTGAAACCCCAAAGTAGTACTCTAGCACGAAGCGTCGGAGACGGTGCCAGCAGCGGGAAGGAAGGATGGGCGTGGTTGCTTACCAGCTGGTTACCGAGGTCGATGGCGGCGTCCTGGTAGctgggcttcttccccttggcGCTGCCGCAGTAGACGCAGATCCGCCGGAACCGGGACCGCCGCTCCGAGCCGCCACCGCCAACcgctccccctccgccgctgctcgactgcgccgccgcgtccgccgccgcccccgcggctGCCTCCTGGGCCACCGCGGCCCCGGCCGTCGACGATGGTGCCGGGGCCACGACGACCGCTGCTGGGACCGGCGCTGGCGCCTCCAATGCAACGGCAACCGCCGCTGTCGGGGTCATGGCGACGCGACGCGCAGCT harbors:
- the LOC117847406 gene encoding cytokinin riboside 5'-monophosphate phosphoribohydrolase LOG, which codes for MTPTAAVAVALEAPAPVPAAVVVAPAPSSTAGAAVAQEAAAGAAADAAAQSSSGGGGAVGGGGSERRSRFRRICVYCGSAKGKKPSYQDAAIDLGNQLVERGIDLVYGGGSIGLMGLVSHAVHAGGRHVIGIIPKSLMPREVTGDPVGEVRAVSGMHERKAEMARFADAFIALPGGYGTLEELLEVITWAQLGIHKKPVGLLNVDGFYDPLLSFIDLAVNEGFITEEARRIIISAPTAKELVMKLEEYVPEYDIGLVWEDQKQNSLVPELESGITSS